From Pseudomonas sp. LS1212, the proteins below share one genomic window:
- a CDS encoding glycerate kinase yields MKIVIAPDSFKDSLSAADVADAIASGLKDVFPDAELVKCPMADGGEGTIDAILSAVAGELRSARVTGPLGEPVTARWGWLPESRTAIIEMAEASGLQLVATEQRNACSSSTEGTGELIIEALNAGAKKLILTIGGSATNDGGTGMLRALGARFMDSQGNLIPAGGLALSALASIDIQALDARLSDVRVEVAADVDNPLCGPHGASFTFARQKGADSEQIQLLDDALGHYADQCAALLNEDVRHVPGAGAAGGIGFAAKAFLQATFRPGVEVVAELTELANRLQGADLVITGEGRFDAQTLRGKTPLGVARIAGQCQVPVIVLAGTLGEGYAQLYAQGIDAAFALTSGPMTLQEACRQAPVLLKERARDIARLLCVAKRIG; encoded by the coding sequence ATGAAAATCGTCATCGCTCCCGATTCATTCAAGGACAGCTTGAGCGCGGCTGACGTCGCCGATGCGATAGCGTCGGGCCTGAAGGATGTCTTTCCTGACGCTGAGCTGGTCAAGTGCCCCATGGCCGATGGTGGCGAGGGCACCATTGACGCCATCCTGTCAGCCGTGGCCGGCGAGCTACGGAGCGCTCGTGTCACCGGGCCGCTCGGTGAACCCGTCACGGCCAGATGGGGATGGTTGCCTGAGTCGCGAACGGCGATCATCGAAATGGCAGAAGCCAGCGGTTTACAGTTGGTTGCGACCGAGCAACGCAACGCGTGTTCAAGCTCGACTGAAGGCACTGGCGAACTCATCATCGAAGCGCTGAATGCCGGTGCGAAAAAACTCATCCTTACCATTGGCGGCAGTGCCACCAACGATGGTGGAACGGGCATGCTCAGGGCGCTGGGTGCCCGCTTCATGGACAGTCAAGGCAACCTTATACCCGCGGGTGGTCTTGCACTGTCCGCATTAGCGAGTATCGATATCCAGGCCCTTGATGCACGATTGTCCGATGTGCGTGTTGAAGTCGCCGCCGATGTGGATAATCCACTCTGCGGGCCACACGGAGCCTCTTTCACTTTTGCTCGCCAGAAAGGTGCCGATAGCGAGCAAATACAGTTGCTCGACGATGCCTTGGGGCACTATGCGGATCAATGTGCGGCGCTGCTGAACGAAGACGTTCGACATGTACCCGGCGCCGGAGCGGCTGGCGGTATTGGCTTTGCAGCCAAGGCATTTCTTCAGGCAACCTTCCGGCCGGGGGTCGAGGTGGTTGCTGAACTCACCGAGTTGGCGAACCGGTTACAAGGTGCTGACCTGGTGATTACCGGCGAAGGTCGTTTCGACGCGCAGACACTGCGCGGCAAGACGCCGCTGGGCGTTGCCCGGATTGCCGGTCAATGCCAGGTGCCCGTCATCGTCCTGGCCGGCACCTTGGGTGAGGGTTATGCGCAGCTTTATGCACAGGGTATCGATGCAGCATTTGCCTTGACCTCGGGCCCGATGACGCTCCAGGAGGCCTGTCGCCAGGCTCCTGTGCTGTTGAAAGAGCGGGCACGGGATATCGCGCGTCTACTGTGTGTAGCCAAACGTATTGGCTAG
- a CDS encoding DUF922 domain-containing Zn-dependent protease: protein MNSIWLLVLAPLVHAAEPVSSTVREEHYLVYGRTIDDIRQSISDRTPVRNARGAFAGNTKSHYQTTYRLAPVSQTGCALKDVAVKVESVITLPQLAPGTLSPAVADEWRRYYTALRAHEYLHVESGKESARTTQQWLASMKISGSCHAARPHVRVAIEAYILKLDERDRHLDVITDHGRTQGARLDARVR, encoded by the coding sequence GTGAATAGTATCTGGTTGTTGGTGCTGGCCCCTCTGGTTCACGCTGCGGAACCGGTCAGCTCGACGGTTCGTGAGGAGCACTATCTGGTGTATGGCCGGACCATTGACGATATTCGGCAATCGATCAGCGACAGAACCCCGGTACGCAACGCGCGAGGCGCCTTCGCTGGCAATACGAAGAGCCACTACCAAACGACCTACAGGCTGGCCCCCGTCTCGCAGACGGGGTGTGCCCTGAAGGATGTCGCGGTGAAGGTCGAATCAGTCATTACGCTCCCACAGCTGGCGCCCGGCACCCTGTCCCCGGCGGTCGCGGACGAGTGGCGGCGTTACTACACCGCGCTTCGGGCACACGAGTACCTGCATGTGGAAAGCGGTAAGGAATCGGCCAGAACGACGCAGCAATGGCTGGCCAGCATGAAAATCAGTGGATCATGCCATGCAGCGAGGCCTCATGTTCGAGTCGCCATCGAGGCGTACATCCTTAAGCTGGATGAGCGCGATCGGCACCTGGATGTCATCACCGATCATGGCCGGACGCAAGGCGCCCGGCTGGATGCTCGGGTTCGATAG
- a CDS encoding LysR family transcriptional regulator: MNQTLDLSFFYLLANKGSLAATARELGVTPPAVSKRLTALEARLGIRLVNRTTRSMSLTSEGELYFSHAARILTQIDELEQLISSSRATPKGLIRVNASLGFGRRHIGPALAAFFAQYPEVEIQLEISDHPLDLATHGFDLGIRFGSLPDAAFHARKIASNRRLLCASPLYLDKYGTPQKLAELQNHNCIFIRQNESPYGVWSFDHGGRTENIKVHGALGCNDGEVALNWALEGFGILLRAEWDIARYVRSGRLRLVLEDQTPTRADVYAVYPQQLHLSARVRSLIDFLIERFKNIDNVEDN; encoded by the coding sequence ATGAACCAGACCCTGGATTTGTCTTTTTTCTACCTGCTCGCCAATAAAGGCAGCCTGGCAGCGACTGCTCGGGAGTTGGGTGTCACGCCGCCGGCGGTGAGCAAACGCCTGACCGCGCTGGAAGCAAGGCTTGGCATACGCCTGGTCAACCGGACCACGCGTTCGATGAGCCTGACCTCGGAAGGAGAGCTGTACTTCTCACATGCCGCCCGCATCCTGACGCAGATCGATGAGCTTGAGCAGTTGATAAGCAGCAGCAGAGCAACACCCAAGGGCTTGATTCGCGTCAATGCTTCACTGGGTTTTGGCCGTCGCCATATAGGCCCGGCCCTGGCAGCGTTCTTCGCCCAATACCCCGAGGTCGAAATTCAACTGGAAATCAGCGACCACCCACTGGATCTGGCAACGCACGGTTTCGATCTGGGCATTCGTTTTGGCTCCTTGCCGGACGCCGCCTTCCACGCACGAAAGATCGCCTCCAATCGCCGCTTGTTGTGTGCCTCACCGCTCTACCTGGATAAATACGGAACGCCTCAGAAGCTGGCCGAGCTGCAAAATCACAACTGCATTTTCATCCGCCAGAACGAGTCGCCCTATGGCGTCTGGAGTTTTGACCACGGTGGCCGCACAGAAAACATCAAGGTGCATGGAGCCTTGGGCTGCAACGATGGGGAGGTGGCGCTGAACTGGGCGCTGGAGGGGTTTGGGATATTGCTGCGGGCCGAATGGGACATCGCACGCTATGTGCGCAGTGGCCGGCTGCGCCTGGTGCTGGAAGACCAGACGCCCACCCGCGCTGACGTGTATGCGGTCTACCCGCAACAACTGCATTTATCAGCGAGGGTACGCAGCCTGATCGACTTTCTGATCGAGCGTTTCAAGAACATCGATAACGTCGAAGACAATTAA
- a CDS encoding cupin domain-containing protein codes for MRCKLLLATAAALVSMAGYVQAQEVTPGAEASHESQSVESWQKGIQRTDLLRQNLDVSEHEVIQARVDIEPGVASPKHSHPGTEVAYVLKGTFEYQLEGRAPVTLKAGDSLFIPAGVAHVAKNIGQDNASELATYIVKKGEPLLMLEK; via the coding sequence ATGCGATGCAAACTTCTCCTGGCTACCGCTGCAGCACTCGTCTCAATGGCTGGCTATGTTCAAGCTCAGGAGGTGACGCCAGGCGCTGAGGCCAGCCATGAGTCGCAGTCGGTAGAAAGTTGGCAGAAAGGTATCCAGCGCACGGATCTGCTGCGTCAGAATCTGGACGTGTCCGAGCATGAAGTTATCCAGGCCCGTGTTGATATCGAGCCGGGTGTGGCCTCCCCCAAGCATTCCCATCCAGGCACGGAGGTGGCGTACGTGCTCAAGGGCACGTTTGAGTATCAGCTCGAGGGGCGGGCACCTGTCACGCTCAAAGCGGGTGATTCCTTGTTTATCCCCGCTGGCGTTGCGCATGTCGCGAAGAATATCGGTCAGGACAATGCGTCAGAGTTGGCGACGTACATTGTAAAAAAAGGCGAACCACTCTTGATGCTGGAAAAGTGA
- a CDS encoding tartrate dehydrogenase, whose protein sequence is MSAYKIAAVPGDGIGVEVIAAGVEVLQALSKKSGFELDFKHFDWNSDNYLKNGYYIPEGGLEELKTFDAIFFGAVGALNVPDHISLWGLRLPICQGFDQYANVRPARVLPGVKSPLLNGDQIDWVVVRENSEGEYSGNGGRVHRGLPEEVATEVSVFTRAGVERIHRFAFELAQSRPRKHLTMVTKSNAQRHGMVLWDEIFYEVAKDFPDVKIDKELVDAVTTRMVLKPSTLDVIVATNLHADILSDLAAALSGSLGIAPTANLNPSRKFPSMFEPIHGSAFDITGKGVANPIATFWTAAMMLEHLGEAAAAKHLMSAIEAVTESGLHTPDLGGTATTRQITDAVIALINR, encoded by the coding sequence ATGAGCGCATACAAAATTGCTGCGGTTCCTGGTGATGGCATCGGTGTTGAAGTGATTGCTGCTGGCGTTGAGGTGCTGCAAGCCCTGTCGAAAAAATCCGGCTTCGAACTGGATTTCAAACACTTCGACTGGAACTCCGATAACTACCTGAAAAACGGTTACTACATCCCGGAGGGTGGTCTGGAAGAGCTGAAGACCTTCGACGCCATCTTCTTCGGTGCCGTCGGTGCGCTCAACGTACCGGATCACATTTCGCTCTGGGGCCTTCGCCTGCCGATCTGCCAGGGCTTCGACCAATACGCCAACGTGCGTCCGGCTCGCGTACTGCCAGGGGTAAAAAGCCCGCTGCTCAACGGTGACCAGATCGACTGGGTGGTGGTGCGGGAAAACTCCGAGGGCGAGTACTCCGGCAACGGTGGTCGAGTGCACAGAGGCCTGCCCGAAGAAGTTGCTACCGAAGTCTCCGTGTTCACCCGTGCCGGGGTAGAGCGCATCCATCGCTTTGCTTTCGAACTGGCGCAGAGCCGTCCTCGCAAGCACCTGACCATGGTCACCAAGTCCAACGCCCAGCGTCACGGCATGGTGTTGTGGGACGAGATCTTCTATGAAGTCGCCAAGGATTTTCCGGACGTCAAGATTGACAAGGAACTGGTCGACGCGGTGACCACGCGCATGGTGCTCAAACCTTCGACGCTGGACGTTATTGTCGCCACCAACCTGCACGCCGACATCCTGTCCGATCTGGCCGCCGCTTTGTCCGGCAGCCTGGGCATCGCGCCGACCGCCAACCTGAACCCTTCGCGCAAATTCCCTTCGATGTTCGAACCGATCCATGGTTCGGCCTTTGACATCACTGGCAAAGGCGTCGCCAACCCGATCGCGACGTTCTGGACGGCGGCGATGATGCTCGAACATCTGGGCGAAGCGGCAGCGGCCAAACACCTGATGTCTGCCATCGAGGCCGTGACCGAGAGCGGTCTGCATACCCCGGATCTGGGCGGTACGGCCACCACCCGGCAGATCACCGATGCCGTGATCGCGTTGATCAATCGCTGA
- a CDS encoding sugar diacid recognition domain-containing protein, protein MFELDHLLAQNIVDRAMAILPYNVNVMDNQGLILGSGESNRINTRHEGAQLVLANHRVVEIDEQAAHNLKGVQAGINLPLLHDGRLIGVLGITGDPQQLRTYAELVKMTAEMLVAQSHMQIEQQWRKQRSEDLVAMLLGEAGSSPRLVDEARQLGLKPQLVRTPLLIKLDEELTSSAMADWLKSRYPDSWCMSTSSSSVLWCCPSNLVPSPEKTIEKLESQGWKVARIAYGIRAETLESLRRGYRRVAELFAYGEAIVAQQKLLSLSRYQLPSFLWAHREDGVLDALLAPLLEIQAKDSSGQLMRTLRSWCLHHGQAQPCADALGIHRNSLRYRMERITELSGKDMSRLDELLELYLGVHLLPHTESDPPICSDEQI, encoded by the coding sequence ATGTTCGAACTCGACCACCTGTTGGCGCAGAACATCGTTGATCGCGCGATGGCGATACTGCCCTATAACGTGAATGTCATGGATAACCAGGGCTTGATCCTTGGCAGCGGTGAGAGCAATCGCATCAATACCCGCCATGAGGGCGCACAGCTGGTTCTGGCTAACCATCGGGTAGTCGAAATCGATGAGCAGGCGGCGCATAACCTGAAAGGCGTCCAGGCGGGAATCAATCTGCCGCTGTTGCATGATGGGCGCCTGATTGGGGTACTGGGGATTACGGGGGATCCACAACAGCTGCGCACCTATGCCGAGCTGGTCAAAATGACTGCCGAAATGCTCGTCGCCCAGAGCCATATGCAGATTGAGCAACAGTGGCGCAAGCAGCGCAGCGAAGATCTGGTGGCCATGCTATTGGGCGAGGCAGGCAGCTCTCCTCGGTTGGTCGACGAAGCCCGTCAACTGGGACTCAAGCCGCAGCTTGTGCGAACGCCTCTGCTGATCAAACTGGATGAAGAACTAACCTCTTCAGCCATGGCGGACTGGTTGAAGTCGAGATATCCCGATAGCTGGTGTATGAGCACATCCTCGTCTTCGGTCTTGTGGTGCTGCCCCTCTAACTTGGTCCCCAGCCCTGAGAAAACAATCGAGAAGCTTGAGTCGCAAGGCTGGAAGGTAGCGCGTATCGCATACGGCATACGGGCAGAGACCCTCGAGAGTTTGCGTCGAGGCTACCGACGTGTCGCTGAGTTATTTGCATACGGCGAGGCTATTGTTGCGCAGCAAAAATTGCTATCGCTCTCTCGTTATCAGTTGCCGTCATTTCTCTGGGCTCATCGAGAGGACGGTGTGCTGGATGCGCTCCTGGCTCCCCTTCTCGAGATCCAGGCCAAGGACAGCAGCGGGCAATTGATGCGCACGCTGCGCAGTTGGTGTTTACATCACGGCCAGGCACAACCCTGCGCGGATGCCTTGGGCATTCATCGCAATAGCCTGCGCTACCGAATGGAACGGATCACGGAGCTGAGCGGGAAAGATATGAGTCGGCTGGATGAGTTGTTGGAGCTGTATCTAGGAGTGCATCTGCTCCCACATACTGAATCGGACCCACCCATTTGTTCAGATGAACAAATTTAA
- a CDS encoding lysozyme inhibitor LprI family protein produces the protein MYKALIVTSLIVFPLLGYSDGVDEGEGIVGKEKVDKIVDSCLRYDRIDDPGDVVACLQKEYSLSDAILNKQYHKMVSGLNFLLRTEPGERSERRMKTLRQSQRQWVSFRDKECEFLRAAEYHGPSGEINFYVCLVDQTYERANKLSEYINCYGRFRLVCPLAAG, from the coding sequence ATGTATAAAGCACTTATTGTAACATCGTTGATTGTTTTTCCGCTGCTTGGTTATTCCGATGGAGTAGACGAAGGGGAAGGGATTGTTGGCAAGGAAAAAGTTGATAAAATTGTTGATAGTTGTTTGCGCTATGATCGGATAGACGATCCAGGCGACGTAGTGGCATGCCTTCAGAAAGAGTATTCACTTTCCGATGCGATCTTGAATAAGCAGTATCATAAAATGGTGTCTGGTCTGAACTTTTTGTTAAGGACCGAGCCGGGCGAGCGCTCCGAGCGTCGTATGAAAACTCTCAGGCAGTCTCAACGTCAATGGGTTTCATTTCGTGATAAGGAGTGTGAGTTTTTAAGGGCTGCCGAATACCACGGTCCATCAGGAGAGATTAACTTCTATGTCTGCTTGGTTGATCAGACTTATGAGCGTGCAAATAAGCTTTCCGAGTACATAAACTGCTATGGTCGATTTAGATTAGTATGTCCGCTTGCGGCGGGGTAG
- a CDS encoding alpha/beta fold hydrolase: protein MIYFSHPASVRLQRRFWKRGSIQSWRKEIRVSEIERTPVIFINGLIGTLRDPEIHRQLGGRPSLAPDLLGYGALRNASVHEITINTQVERIREAIEEHFDKHPVHLVGHSVGGVVAYLFAQRYPERVVSIISVEGNFTLKDAFWSSSVAQMTQEEAEAMLAGFQADPGAWLARSGIPDQPEKLSTARTWLENQPASTLQAMAKSVVVITEKPDYHTALKELFAAVPVYLLAGEHSVGDWDIPGWAKHEVVSLTIMPKAGHLMMLENPGAFGRIIAELLD, encoded by the coding sequence ATGATCTATTTTTCACACCCTGCATCGGTTCGCTTGCAACGGCGTTTCTGGAAAAGGGGTTCTATTCAATCTTGGCGCAAGGAAATCAGAGTGAGTGAGATAGAACGCACACCAGTGATATTCATCAATGGTTTGATCGGTACGTTGAGAGACCCTGAAATCCATCGGCAGCTAGGTGGGAGGCCTTCACTAGCGCCTGACTTGCTGGGTTACGGGGCACTGCGCAACGCTTCAGTACACGAGATCACTATCAACACGCAGGTTGAGCGAATTCGAGAAGCGATCGAAGAGCATTTCGATAAGCACCCGGTGCACCTCGTCGGCCACTCGGTAGGAGGAGTGGTCGCCTATCTGTTTGCCCAACGTTACCCGGAACGTGTAGTCAGCATCATCAGCGTTGAAGGCAACTTCACCTTGAAGGATGCGTTCTGGTCATCGTCTGTTGCGCAAATGACGCAGGAGGAAGCTGAGGCCATGTTGGCTGGGTTTCAGGCTGACCCCGGTGCCTGGCTAGCACGCTCTGGAATTCCAGACCAACCCGAGAAACTAAGTACGGCGCGTACCTGGCTGGAAAATCAACCCGCCAGCACGCTGCAAGCGATGGCCAAGTCCGTTGTAGTGATAACGGAGAAACCCGATTATCACACCGCATTAAAGGAGCTGTTTGCCGCTGTACCGGTTTACTTGCTTGCCGGTGAGCATTCCGTTGGCGATTGGGATATTCCCGGTTGGGCCAAACACGAAGTCGTCAGCCTGACCATCATGCCGAAAGCTGGGCATCTTATGATGCTGGAAAACCCCGGCGCCTTCGGTCGCATAATCGCTGAACTATTGGACTGA
- a CDS encoding pesticin C-terminus-like muramidase, producing the protein MANLFTWLFGHRDRDRDARFDVRHPPILPTPDTGPVRSSLPAEANADTLPPVQNWSHPFKDTRNPLLQLTHLAKAKAGYYPLGINGLWHGGVHFDNGTAGTLDQSSVHCLADGEVVAYRIDQHSPTTSYIANKLPVQRPFSRNFVLVRHRLQAPKIEGSADTPPSLTFFSLYLHLQDWADYQTDAAMARPAFWPEQNLRVKANVSDSRRGTSAPRGLTAFNKAADNAHDLDLLAPGAPVVVSGEGKYRKLENVRGPALLCNADGTLQGYIAFRYLDLVCGATYRVNCDRLNVRPVPHMSSEVLLELRYQTEVTISGEGEFRKLESIAQYVLFTSLQGERTPQTGNVVVPDRPVTIKAGDLIGHIGLYQDSHADRPEKKLHLEVFSGDDVDLFIEASRAWANRLPASSKTWLKLAKGTAVVAHQDNYSARQRPIPDVNSTPSDADLLVPKSLLDGLPAERKIAVPATSIGQKTYNWYRLDGLLHDADNNLLDGWVREEVGVTPWVSPWSWDGYDLVQHFDLPRQMLASFQRATGGFSEAQLERFSRMADEGDKGPIKQRLHDLIDRNRDGQITAKELQAALHLPAHAQSISQLIIRAESEWYYRTLKWDALDEILGHSGSTPHLNWLAEKERLKQLSWWDEVAEKVGLPGYGKVYHFHPVGLVGHFAAVSDDNDLKWLKVPYGQLTFDVEGNDIEDESHPLYRYFSRVVHWPGGASGITIGRGYDLGQRPDPGSDLRAAGVEQPLLSWLIGAKGLQGDKAKNYLAQAPVVIRKHKITRKQQYDLFLPVYEYMKREVIRISDIKLIRDNYGTLKWNAVDRQIQDIVIDLIYRGDYGKNTRTFIQKPFVENNLGEIKEAISNRTNWLSVPNDRFKRRSEYLEK; encoded by the coding sequence ATGGCTAACTTGTTCACTTGGCTGTTTGGACACCGCGACCGTGACCGCGACGCTCGGTTCGATGTGCGCCATCCCCCGATCCTGCCGACGCCCGACACAGGCCCCGTCCGCTCCTCCTTGCCAGCCGAGGCCAATGCCGACACGCTGCCACCGGTACAGAACTGGAGCCATCCCTTCAAGGACACGCGCAACCCGCTGCTGCAGTTGACCCATTTGGCCAAGGCGAAAGCGGGCTACTACCCGCTGGGGATCAATGGCCTCTGGCATGGCGGCGTGCATTTCGACAACGGCACCGCCGGCACCCTGGATCAATCCAGCGTGCATTGCCTGGCTGACGGTGAAGTGGTGGCGTACCGCATCGACCAGCACTCGCCAACCACGTCCTACATCGCCAACAAACTGCCGGTTCAGAGGCCCTTCTCGCGCAATTTCGTGCTGGTGCGTCACCGTCTGCAGGCACCGAAGATCGAGGGCAGCGCGGACACGCCGCCCAGCCTGACCTTCTTCAGCCTGTATCTGCACCTGCAGGACTGGGCTGATTACCAAACTGACGCCGCCATGGCCCGCCCGGCGTTCTGGCCCGAACAGAACCTGCGGGTCAAGGCGAACGTCTCTGACTCGCGACGGGGTACGTCGGCACCGAGGGGGCTGACGGCTTTCAACAAAGCGGCCGATAACGCCCATGATCTCGATCTACTGGCACCTGGAGCGCCGGTGGTAGTCAGTGGTGAAGGCAAATACCGCAAACTGGAAAACGTCCGAGGACCGGCGTTACTGTGTAATGCGGATGGTACGCTACAAGGCTATATTGCATTCCGCTACCTGGATCTCGTCTGCGGAGCGACCTATCGTGTCAACTGCGATCGTCTGAACGTTCGCCCTGTCCCCCACATGAGCAGCGAAGTACTGTTGGAATTGCGGTATCAAACGGAAGTCACCATCAGTGGCGAAGGCGAATTCCGCAAGCTGGAAAGCATCGCCCAGTATGTGCTGTTCACCTCGTTGCAGGGTGAACGGACACCGCAAACAGGAAACGTGGTGGTGCCCGATCGTCCCGTCACGATCAAGGCTGGCGATCTGATCGGGCACATCGGCCTGTATCAGGACAGCCATGCAGACCGACCGGAAAAAAAACTGCACCTGGAGGTGTTCAGTGGCGATGACGTGGACCTTTTCATCGAAGCCAGTCGCGCCTGGGCAAATCGCCTGCCGGCCAGCAGCAAGACCTGGCTGAAGTTGGCCAAGGGCACCGCCGTGGTGGCGCATCAGGACAACTACAGCGCTAGGCAACGGCCCATTCCGGATGTAAACAGCACCCCGAGCGACGCCGACCTGCTGGTCCCCAAGAGCCTGCTCGATGGCCTGCCTGCCGAGAGAAAAATTGCAGTTCCGGCGACCAGCATTGGCCAGAAGACCTATAACTGGTACCGCCTCGATGGACTGCTGCATGACGCCGACAACAACCTGCTCGACGGCTGGGTGCGCGAAGAAGTGGGCGTCACCCCCTGGGTCAGTCCCTGGTCGTGGGACGGCTATGACCTCGTCCAACACTTCGACCTTCCCCGGCAAATGCTGGCCTCCTTCCAACGGGCTACTGGCGGCTTCAGCGAAGCGCAGCTCGAACGCTTCAGCCGCATGGCCGACGAAGGGGACAAGGGGCCGATCAAGCAGCGGCTGCACGACCTCATCGACCGCAACCGCGACGGCCAGATAACCGCCAAGGAATTGCAGGCAGCCCTCCATCTGCCCGCCCATGCCCAGTCGATCTCGCAATTGATCATCCGCGCCGAAAGCGAGTGGTACTACCGAACGCTGAAGTGGGACGCGCTGGATGAAATACTCGGCCATAGCGGTTCAACCCCGCACCTGAATTGGTTGGCGGAGAAAGAGCGGCTCAAGCAACTGAGCTGGTGGGATGAGGTGGCGGAGAAGGTTGGGCTGCCCGGGTACGGGAAGGTGTATCACTTTCATCCGGTGGGGTTGGTGGGGCATTTCGCTGCGGTGAGTGATGACAACGATCTGAAGTGGCTGAAAGTGCCTTATGGTCAACTGACCTTTGATGTGGAAGGCAACGATATAGAGGATGAGTCACATCCGTTGTACAGATACTTCAGTCGAGTTGTGCATTGGCCGGGTGGTGCGTCGGGCATCACTATTGGTCGGGGTTACGATCTCGGTCAACGGCCGGATCCAGGAAGTGATCTGCGTGCGGCCGGTGTTGAACAGCCGCTGTTATCCTGGCTGATTGGGGCTAAAGGATTACAGGGAGATAAAGCGAAGAATTATCTTGCCCAGGCTCCAGTGGTGATCCGAAAGCATAAAATTACTAGAAAGCAGCAGTATGATCTGTTCTTGCCAGTGTATGAATATATGAAGAGAGAAGTGATTCGCATATCAGACATCAAACTGATTAGGGATAATTACGGTACGCTCAAGTGGAATGCTGTAGACAGGCAGATCCAGGATATCGTGATCGACCTAATCTACAGAGGTGACTATGGTAAAAATACGAGAACTTTCATTCAAAAGCCATTTGTAGAAAATAATCTTGGAGAAATAAAAGAGGCAATCTCCAACAGAACAAACTGGCTGAGTGTTCCAAATGACAGATTTAAACGGCGGTCGGAGTATTTAGAAAAATGA
- a CDS encoding Lrp/AsnC family transcriptional regulator — MELDNKDRQILEALQLDARQSLASLGKRIGLSQPAMSERVRKLELAGVIEGYGARINLRELGLGLQAIIRIRTTHEHIKDYLKLFNEMPEVLEADRITGEDCFIVRCAFAQPLDLERVVDTLAVHGSVTTSLVLSSAVRKQASPRSKR; from the coding sequence ATGGAACTGGATAATAAAGACCGGCAGATACTGGAGGCGTTGCAACTGGATGCACGGCAAAGCCTGGCATCACTGGGCAAGCGTATTGGCCTTTCACAGCCTGCCATGAGCGAGCGCGTGCGAAAGCTTGAATTGGCTGGAGTCATCGAGGGGTATGGCGCCAGGATCAATTTGCGTGAGCTGGGGTTGGGGTTGCAGGCGATCATCCGCATCCGCACAACCCACGAGCACATCAAGGATTACCTCAAACTTTTCAACGAAATGCCCGAAGTTCTGGAAGCCGATCGGATTACCGGTGAGGATTGCTTCATCGTGCGTTGTGCGTTTGCACAACCCCTTGATCTGGAGCGAGTAGTCGATACGCTTGCCGTGCATGGCTCCGTAACGACCTCACTGGTCTTGTCCAGTGCCGTACGCAAGCAGGCTTCACCCCGCAGTAAACGCTGA